The Cardiocondyla obscurior isolate alpha-2009 linkage group LG24, Cobs3.1, whole genome shotgun sequence sequence TTATAGTATTgacttatatttaaaaaagcattattcattaaaaactGCATAGTCAAATTTTGTAGTTCCGCGCAAGAGATCGCAgtgaaatttttaacaaataatttgacagaacatgttaatttaatatcttcaCCAAATAGGACGATATGTCTATTAATTCGGTCACATTCTCCATTTTTATTAGCCAAAGGCAACGTAAGAAATCCATCagttctgttaaaaaatatatcacttTTATTGGCATAAGAAACCCCAATAATAATCGGTTTACCCATTACGTAACCAGGATTTCCACTACGCCTAAAGACTTTTgtattatttgaatttatccATTTGTATTCTATTTCAAAGTGTTGATAAAATGCATTAGAAACATTTCCTATATTGAAATATGCGTCAACAGTATTAATACCAGCGGAACCATTGTGACTAATTACATATTTCAGACcctttacaatattaatacaagTAGAATTCGTGCAGAATCCTAATACGCTGGTTTCATTACATTCCGAAAATGACTTCAAGCAGTAATGGGTTCTTACAGGCAAACAAATACTGCTGTGACACGCCTAAAAAAGGTTTTTAGTATTAAGAGAAATAACAAGCTCCTGGATATTCAAAAACTTTCGTATGTAATATTTTGCTCTAAATCTTATTCtcttcgaaatattttaattattttttctgcaCTCTgtataatgtatttattacatttttatacaaatttattaatttaatttacctgTTTCATAATAAATGTGTCGTTGAATGACGGAGATTTAATAACGGTGAAATCACTGTAAGTCACAGTAAATAAATATGGATTAATGTTTGTTAGTTCATTTTGTATACATGTACCTTtccaattttgtaaatattttaaaatcttcttAAATGTACATATTCCAGTAAATCCAGATTGTAGAAACTCTGAGAcaacatattattaaatatattaatgataattattacatattagtaaaaatttgttattaaattaaagtcttTTAACAATGgaatcttaataaaaaaaaattaagtgtttactttttattaattttggtttACACTAATTTTACCTATTGTGCCAATAGATTTGTCATGTAATTTCCATAATACATCTCCATGTTGATAATACCTTGACAAATTATATTCGGGCAATATTGTGTTATATTCCATTTTccatttgtaattttttatttgtatcatTTTCCATagatctttattaaataatatctagaaaaaaaaacagtagtAATTTAATCGTCAACttctttaacaattaatttttaaaatagaaattatccaaaaatatatacttataaaattaattaagtaactgactttgtatttattaataaaattgtattgttTTATTACGCATTACGTACTCACCAGATCATTATCAGTACTATACGTAGATGGAAAATTGTCgtataaaatgcaaaacaaattatttgcaagtttttcaaaaatgaaGGGTGTGTTATTTCGTTGTATGAAATTTCGGTTATAACAATATCGACTATTGTAAAGCTCTATATGATAATCTTGACAATATGAAAAGGCAGACAAGTGAAAGTGATCGCAGTCTAAGTCACAGCAGCAATTGATGTCACAAGAAAagttctgtaaaaaaaaaaaaaaatagaaatagaaatagaaatatatattt is a genomic window containing:
- the LOC139111530 gene encoding tectonic-3-like — its product is MLFSLLLFLLYIDKAKNTKIEDISICNDTNCNELTDSNIYVQSSKVDDPSLEDLFNETKEDNTFTTVIPEKISSKINDNITEQSKIQSNLTTISPLLSTTMSPETMHLSDKTLVLKKKEICECDLTNFSCDINCCCDLDCDHFHLSAFSYCQDYHIELYNSRYCYNRNFIQRNNTPFIFEKLANNLFCILYDNFPSTYSTDNDLILFNKDLWKMIQIKNYKWKMEYNTILPEYNLSRYYQHGDVLWKLHDKSIGTIEFLQSGFTGICTFKKILKYLQNWKGTCIQNELTNINPYLFTVTYSDFTVIKSPSFNDTFIMKQACHSSICLPVRTHYCLKSFSECNETSVLGFCTNSTCINIVKGLKYVISHNGSAGINTVDAYFNIGNVSNAFYQHFEIEYKWINSNNTKVFRRSGNPGYVMGKPIIIGVSYANKSDIFFNRTDGFLTLPLANKNGECDRINRHIVLFGEDIKLTCSVKLFVKNFTAISCAELQNLTMQFLMNNAFLNISQYYNTYVSKLGNFSSTNVNDWLHIVFDRIPRNIVTAHTIGKRILCSGLVTSMHLNILYSTLTNPKTFTNYKILGVGIAFSKEEDISWLKCSLKNCTDILDVNLISYLNFHDVSKPSKYNFVGGSNLDITLPYDFFYPFLNDSRILEIPNILIFFVSCLLFVLF